One Silene latifolia isolate original U9 population chromosome 4, ASM4854445v1, whole genome shotgun sequence DNA segment encodes these proteins:
- the LOC141653884 gene encoding cytochrome P450 94A2-like: MFELSNMLLISLFLIFVTSLIILVVKISKPTTTKSKITNLNKLPKPYPIIGHSLAFVGLTQQEIFDWLSKIISTGPTSTIVVHPPFGTPSVYFGDPASSEHFFKTQFLKYEKGAHYKTVFGDLFGDSLFTQDGDVWKTQRQLAGLEFTHTSLQNFVENVVNPEISERLIPFLSDAAKENKVIDLQDLLKRFGYDNVSTITLGYNPGYVSPSLPDAKLIKALDESMILSHERFYAVFPIIWKVCRFLNIGSEKKLKKSIQTLREYIKTMIKSMKENPEIVNQEKMNLLSKIIYEYRFDEKLTIDVCITFILGGQDTTSSALTWFFWLLHKNKHVEQEIVKEINNNKKIIKKNVVEELKGMTYTHAALTESMRLYPPVPVHTKQAATDDVLPDGTKVKKGMLVGCFAQAMGRSEKIWGKDWAEFRPERWLREDTDNATGETKLSFVPRDMYTYPVFLAGPRICLGKDMAYLQMKSIVSAILGRFKVVPATGDGFHPVYVPETIAKMHGGFPVRFEERIQVE, encoded by the coding sequence ATGTTTGAGCTAAGCAACATGTTGCTAATTTCATTGTTTCTAATTTTTGTTACATCTCTTATAATTTTGGTCGTCAAGATCTCGAAACCAACAACGACCAAGTCGAAGATTACTAATCTTAATAAGTTGCCTAAACCATACCCGATAATTGGTCATTCGTTAGCCTTCGTTGGGTTAACGCAACAGGAAATTTTCGACTGGCTTTCAAAAATTATATCCACCGGTCCAACCTCGACTATTGTCGTCCATCCTCCCTTTGGAACACCTAGTGTCTACTTTGGTGATCCTGCCTCATCCGAACACTTTTTTAAGACTCAATTTCTCAAATACGAAAAGGGTGCTCATTACAAAACCGTCTTTGGAGACCTGTTCGGAGATAGCTTGTTCACCCAAGACGGAGACGTTTGGAAGACTCAAAGACAACTTGCTGGCTTGGAATTCACCCACACATCGTTACAAAATTTCGTTGAAAATGTCGTTAATCCCGAGATTTCAGAGAGATTAATTCCGTTTCTCTCAGATGCTGCTAAGGAGAACAAAGTCATTGATCTTCAAGACTTGCTTAAGAGATTCGGATACGACAATGTTTCCACCATAACATTGGGGTATAATCCGGGTTACGTGTCACCCTCTTTGCCCGATGCTAAACTTATAAAAGCTTTGGATGAGTCGATGATTCTTTCCCACGAGAGGTTTTACGCGGTTTTCCCAATCATATGGAAAGTTTGTAGATTTCTTAACATTGGTTCGGAGAAAAAGCTTAAAAAATCAATTCAAACGCTCCGGGAATACATCAAAACCATGATAAAATCGATGAAAGAAAATCCGGAAATAGTAAATCAGGAGAAGATGAATTTATTATCAAAAATTATTTACGAGTATCGATTTGATGAGAAGTTGACCATCGACGTGTGTATTACGTTCATCCTTGGTGGACAAGATACGACGTCGTCAGCATTAACATGGTTTTTTTGGCTCCTACATAAAAACAAACACGTCGAACAAGAAATTGTTAAGGAGATTAATAACAAcaagaaaataataaaaaaaaatgttgtCGAGGAATTAAAGGGAATGACGTATACTCACGCGGCGCTTACTGAGTCGATGAGACTGTACCCACCGGTGCCAGTCCACACAAAACAAGCGGCAACCGACGACGTTTTACCTGACGGGACAAAGGTGAAAAAGGGTATGTTGGttggatgtttcgcccaagcgatgggCCGGTCAGAGAAGATATGGGGTAAAGATTGGGCCGAGTTTCGGCCAGAGCGATGGTTAAGGGAAGATACGGACAACGCAACAGGGGAAACGAAGCTGAGCTTCGTTCCTCGGGATATGTACACGTACCCAGTGTTTCTTGCTGGGCCCCGGATTTGTTTAGGCAAGGACATGGCTTACTTGCAAATGAAGAGTATTGTTTCTGCTATTTTGGGTAGGTTTAAGGTGGTTCCCGCCACAGGCGACGGGTTCCACCCAGTTTACGTCCCTGAAACCATCGCCAAGATGCACGGCGGGTTTCCGGTTAGATTTGAAGAACGGATTCAAGTCGAATAA
- the LOC141653885 gene encoding cytochrome P450 94A2-like, translating to MFELSSILLIPLLIIFLTSLLLLLVTKNSKPITKSKITKLNKLPKPYPIIGHLLAFSGLTQEEIFEWLSKIISTCPTSTVVVHPPFGTPSVYTGDPVSVEHIFKTNFLKYEKGPHHKAVFRDLFGDSLFTENGDVWKIQRQTASLEFTHKAVQKFVENVVDSEISKRLIPFLSYAAKENKVIDLQDLLKRFTFDTICEVSFGYNPGYVSSALPDAKFMTVFGESILLSYSRFHAIFPIVWKACRFFNVGSEKRLKDSIQILHEFAKDKIKSIKQNSKTEIEENSTMSRLIKNGRYDEKLGIDMLISFVLAGQDTSSSALTWFFWLVRRNNQVEQEILKEINNKKIKKQCVVDELKGMTYTHAALSETMRLYPPVAVDLKQAQPTTFYLMGPR from the coding sequence ATGTTTGAGCTAAGCAGCATATTGTTAATTCCATTATTAATTATTTTTCTTacatctcttttattattgttagtcACCAAGAACTCGAAACCAATAACCAAATCGAAGATTACTAAACTTAATAAATTGCCTAAACCATACCCGATTATCGGTCATTTGTTAGCCTTCTCCGGGTTAACGCAAGAGGAAATCTTCGAATGGCTTTCGAAGATTATATCAACTTGTCCAACCTCGACGGTTGTCGTGCATCCACCCTTTGGAACACCTAGTGTTTACACCGGTGATCCGGTCTCAGTGGAGCACATTTTTAAGACTAACTTTCTCAAATACGAGAAGGGTCCTCATCACAAAGCCGTATTTCGAGACCTCTTTGGAGATAGCCTCTTCACTGAAAATGGAGACGTTTGGAAGATCCAAAGACAAACTGCTAGCTTAGAATTCACCCACAAAGCGGTGCAAAAATTCGTTGAAAATGTCGTTGATTCCGAGATTTCAAAGAGGTTGATTCCATTTCTATCGTATGCCGCCAAGGAGAACAAAGTCATTGATCTTCAAGACTTACTTAAGAGATTCACATTCGACACGATTTGCGAAGTCTCATTTGGGTATAACCCGGGATACGTGTCATCCGCTTTACCGGATGCTAAATTTATGACGGTTTTTGGTGAGTCGATACTTCTATCCTATTCGAGGTTTCATGCGATTTTCCCAATCGTATGGAAAGCATGTAGATTTTTCAACGTTGGTTCGGAGAAGAGGCTAAAAGATTCGATTCAGATTCTACACGAGTTCGCCAAAGACAAGATTAAATCGAtcaaacaaaactcgaaaacagAAATCGAGGAGAATAGTACCATGTCGAGACTTATCAAAAATGGTCGATATGACGAGAAATTGGGCATCGACATGTTAATTTCATTCGTTCTCGCTGGCCAAGATACGTCATCGTCAGCATTAACATGGTTCTTTTGGCTCGTCCGTCGCAACAATCAAGTCGAACAAGAAATCTTAAAGGAGATTAAcaacaagaaaataaaaaaacaatgTGTCGTAGACGAATTGAAGGGAATGACGTACACGCACGCTGCGCTTAGCGAGACGATGAGACTGTACCCACCGGTGGCAGTCGACCTTAAACAAGCGCAACCAACGACGTTTTACCTGATGGGACCAAGGTAA
- the LOC141653886 gene encoding cytochrome P450 94A2-like — MFEVSSKHMLLISLLLIFLTSLIIFVAKISKPTTKLKITNLNKLPKPYPIIGHLSAFARLTQEEIFEWLSKIISTSPTSTIVVHPPFGMPSVYTGDPATVEHVFKTQFLKYEKGAYYKTVFGDLFGDSMFTGDGDVWKTQRQIAGLEFTHKALQNYVEKVVNTEISERLIPFLSDAAKENKVIDLQDLLRRYAFDNVSTVAFGYNPGYVTPSLPDAKLVTAFADSLMLSHERFHAIFPIIWKVCRFLNIGSEKKLKESIRILREFIKTMIKSMKENPETDNQEKMNFLSRVVNDDRFDEKLTIDMCIAFILGGMDTSSAALTWFFWLVHRNKHVDEEIVKEIKKVKKHGTNNSTNYSSVVEELKGMTYTHAALCEAMRLYPPGAVDIKLAATDDVLPDGTKVKKGMFVGCFIHAMGRSEKIWGKDWPEFKPERWLREEKDTTTGEKKRSFVARDACTYPVFLAGPRICLGKEMGFLQMKSVVSAVLSRFRVVPVIGDGVDPVYVPETIAKMHGGFPVRFEERVQVE, encoded by the coding sequence ATGTTTGAGGTAAGCAGTAAGCACATGTTgctaatttcattgttgttaatTTTTCTTACATCTCTTATAATTTTCGTCGCCAAGATCTCGAAACCAACAACCAAATTGAAGATTACTAATCTTAATAAGTTGCCTAAACCATACCCGATAATTGGTCATTTGTCAGCCTTCGCTAGGTTAACGCAAGAGGAAATCTTCGAATGGCTTTCGAAGATTATATCAACTTCACCAACCTCGACTATTGTCGTGCACCCACCCTTTGGAATGCCTAGTGTTTACACCGGTGATCCGGCCACGGTAGAACATGTTTTTAAGACTCAATTTCTCAAATACGAGAAGGGTGCTTATTACAAAACCGTCTTTGGAGACCTCTTCGGAGATAGCATGTTCACCGGAGATGGAGACGTTTGGAAGACTCAAAGACAAATTGCTGGCTTGGAATTCACCCACAAAGCGTTACAAAATTACGTTGAAAAAGTCGttaataccgagatttcagagagATTGATTCCATTTCTATCGGATGCTGCCAAGGAGAACAAAGTCATTGATCTTCAAGACTTACTTAGGAGATATGCATTCGACAACGTTTCCACCGTAGCATTTGGGTATAACCCGGGATACGTGACACCCTCTTTGCCGGATGCTAAACTTGTGACGGCTTTTGCTGACTCGCTAATGCTATCCCACGAGAGGTTTCACGCGATTTTCCCAATCATATGGAAAGTTTGTAGATTCCTTAACATTGGTTCCGAGAAAAAGCTTAAAGAATCAATTCGAATACTTCGGGAATTCATCAAAACCATGATAAAATCGATGAAAGAAAATCCGGAAACAGATAATCAGGAGAAGATGAATTTTTTATCAAGAGTTGTCAATGATGATCGATTTGATGAGAAGTTGACCATCGACATGTGTATCGCGTTCATCCTCGGTGGCATGGATACATCATCGGCTGCTTTAACATGGTTCTTTTGGCTCGTCCATCGCAACAAACATGTCGATGAAGAAATCGTAAAGGAGATTAAGAAAGTAAAAAAACACGGGACTAATAACTCGACCAATTATTCTTCTGTTGTCGAGGAATTAAAGGGAATGACGTACACTCACGCTGCGCTTTGTGAGGCGATGAGATTGTACCCACCAGGGGCAGTCGACATAAAACTAGCGGCAACAGACGACGTTTTACCTGACGGAACGAAAGTGAAGAAAGGTATGTTCGTTGGATGTTTTATCCACGCTATGGGCCGGTCCGAGAAGATATGGGGCAAAGATTGGCCCGAGTTTAAGCCAGAGCGATGGTTGAGGGAAGAGAAGGATACCACGACCGGGGAAAAGAAACGAAGCTTCGTTGCTCGAGATGCGTGCACGTACCCGGTTTTTCTTGCCGGGCCCCGGATTTGTTTAGGCAAGGAAATGGGTTTCTTGCAAATGAAGAGTGTTGTTTCTGCTGTTTTAAGCAGGTTTAGGGTGGTCCCCGTTATAGGAGACGGGGTCGACCCAGTTTACGTCCCTGAAACCATCGCGAAGATGCATGGCGGGTTTCCGGTTAGATTTGAAGAACGGGTTCAAGTCGAATAA